From a region of the Hippopotamus amphibius kiboko isolate mHipAmp2 chromosome 3, mHipAmp2.hap2, whole genome shotgun sequence genome:
- the LOC130849650 gene encoding olfactory receptor-like protein OLF2: protein MTAENCTVVTDFTFLGLSDRRDVQQGLFVFFLLVYGITVIANLGMVLLIKMDPRLHTPMYYFLSNLSFCDVSYSSTVSPKMLADFLSEQKRIPYHLCAIQLYCFGAFADVECLLLAVMAYDRYVAICNPLLYTISMSKRICTQLVAIAYIVGLVDSAIHTCCTFRLPFCNSNVINHFFCDNPPLLALSSSDTSINEIVMFTFIGCIVGGSIITVLLSYSYIITTILRMNSAEGRRKAFSTCASHLTAVAVFHGTLLFMYFRPTSSYSMDTDKITSVFYTVVIPMLNPLIYSLRNKDVKSALNKAISTKLCSG from the coding sequence ATGACTGCTGAAAACTGCACTGTGGTTACTGACTTCACATTCCTAGGACTTTCTGACAGAAGAGATGTGCAGCAGgggctctttgttttttttctgctggTTTATGGCATAACTGTGATTGCCAATCTAGGGATGGTCCTGCTGATCAAGATGGACCCCAgactccacacacccatgtattaTTTCCTGAGCAATCTGTCCTTCTGTGATGTCTCCTACTCCTCCACTGTCTCTCCCAAGATGCTGGCTGATTTCTTATCTGAGCAAAAAAGGATTCCCTATCACTTGTGTGCCATCCAGTTGTATTGTTTTGGAGCCTTTGCAGATGTGGAGTGTCTTCTGTTGGCTGTCATGGCTTATGACCGTTATGTAGCCATTTGCAATCCACTCCTTTATACAATTTCCATGTCCAAGAGAATCTGTACCCAACTTGTGGCTATTGCCTACATTGTAGGCTTGGTTGATTCGGCAATCCATACCTGTTGCACATTTCGATTGCCATTCTGCAATTCCAATGTCATCAATCACTTTTTCTGTGACAACCCACCCTTGCTAGCCCTCTCCTCCTCAGATACATCCATCAATGAGATCGTGATGTTCacttttattggctgcattgtgggAGGCAGCATCATCACTGTGCTCCTCTCCTACAGCTACATCATAACCACCATCCTCAGGATGAACTCAGCCGAGGGGAGACGCAAAGCCTTCTCTACGTGTGCCTCCCACTTAACTGCTGTGGCTGTATTTCACGGCACACTGCTGTTCATGTATTTCAGACCCACCTCCAGTTACTCCATGGACACAGACAAAATAACCTCTGTCTTCTACACAGTTGTCATCCCCATGTTAAACCCCCTGATTTACAGCTTAAGAAATAAGGATGTAAAAAGTGCCCTAAATAAAGCAATCAGCACTAAATTATGTTCTGGGTGA